The following coding sequences lie in one Candidatus Nitrospira allomarina genomic window:
- a CDS encoding cation transporter, with translation MADCCNDKACEIEALQDRQSSILKIVLAINAVMFLVELTAGLLAGSVSLIADSLDMLGDALVYGFSIYVVARGARMKAKAAFLKGAIMAAFGLFVFGQAVFKMVFPQVPVFEAIGAIGLLALAANSLCLLLLWRHRADDINMSSVWLCSRNDIIANVSVLCAAVGVWLTSSGWPDILVGLALSALFLRSALFVLRGAKEELRVIQT, from the coding sequence ATGGCTGATTGTTGTAATGACAAAGCATGTGAGATCGAGGCCCTTCAAGATCGCCAAAGCTCCATACTCAAAATCGTGTTGGCGATCAATGCTGTAATGTTCCTGGTAGAACTCACCGCAGGGCTGCTCGCGGGTTCTGTTTCCTTAATAGCGGACTCCCTGGATATGCTGGGTGATGCGCTGGTGTATGGCTTCAGCATTTACGTCGTCGCGCGAGGCGCAAGAATGAAGGCCAAGGCCGCCTTCCTCAAGGGCGCAATCATGGCGGCCTTCGGATTATTCGTGTTTGGGCAGGCGGTTTTTAAGATGGTGTTTCCACAGGTCCCCGTATTCGAGGCTATTGGGGCCATTGGCCTACTGGCACTTGCGGCCAATAGCCTCTGCCTTCTATTGCTCTGGCGCCATCGGGCCGATGACATCAATATGAGTTCGGTGTGGCTATGTTCCCGCAACGATATTATTGCGAATGTGTCGGTGCTGTGTGCCGCCGTGGGCGTATGGCTCACCAGTTCGGGCTGGCCGGATATTCTTGTTGGCCTGGCACTTTCAGCCCTTTTTTTGCGGTCAGCGTTATTCGTCTTGCGAGGAGCGAAGGAGGAGCTTCGAGTCATTCAGACCTGA
- a CDS encoding FAD-dependent oxidoreductase: MPNHYQSLPGKPNSLWLDTTPETRFPSLQSGLTVDVAIIGGGLVGLTAATLLKAQGKTVAVLEAGRIIQGVTGYTTAKITSQHKLIYDDLIRHFGEEKARAYAEANQAAIEQIADLVRAKHIDCDFFRSEAYTYTESEDEVNQIKAEADAALKLGLPATFTHETPLPFSVQAAVRFDNQAQFHPRKYLLALAQDIPGEDSYIFERTRVVNVEEGEPCAITTEQGAIAARSVIVASHFPFNDKALYSFRLQSHRSYVLAARVGEPVPLGMFISTEPSYSVRSYPVPGGDWLLVGGEGHKTGQGDDTVARYQRLEQWARERFAIESVEYRWSTQDNRTIDGVPYIGRYGPSSRHLYVATGFAGWGMTNSTVAGMLLRDLILNRENSWAEVFDPNRANLAGVPDLVGQGADIVKHFVGDRMTNETPDSIPLGEGKIVKTERGKVAMYKAEDGTVSTLSPACTHMGCFVQWNPAEKSWDCPCHGSRFAADGKVLHGPAIKDMEQM; the protein is encoded by the coding sequence ATGCCCAATCATTATCAATCTCTGCCCGGCAAGCCGAATTCACTCTGGCTCGACACGACCCCGGAAACACGTTTTCCGTCTTTACAAAGCGGATTGACTGTGGATGTGGCCATTATAGGCGGAGGACTGGTCGGCCTAACGGCGGCAACGCTGCTCAAGGCTCAGGGAAAAACCGTCGCGGTGCTGGAAGCCGGGCGCATCATTCAGGGTGTGACCGGCTACACGACCGCCAAAATAACTTCACAGCACAAATTGATTTACGATGATCTCATCCGCCATTTCGGGGAAGAGAAGGCGCGTGCGTACGCCGAGGCGAATCAGGCCGCCATCGAACAGATCGCCGACCTGGTTCGAGCTAAACACATCGACTGCGATTTTTTCCGCAGCGAGGCCTACACCTATACGGAGTCTGAGGACGAGGTAAATCAGATCAAGGCTGAAGCGGACGCGGCATTGAAGCTTGGGCTTCCGGCCACTTTCACGCATGAAACGCCGTTGCCCTTTTCGGTACAAGCCGCTGTGCGTTTCGACAATCAGGCGCAATTCCATCCGCGTAAATACTTGCTGGCTTTGGCGCAAGACATCCCCGGCGAGGACAGTTATATTTTTGAAAGAACTCGCGTCGTGAATGTGGAAGAAGGCGAGCCGTGCGCTATCACCACCGAGCAGGGCGCGATTGCCGCGCGCTCGGTCATCGTAGCCAGCCACTTTCCGTTTAACGACAAAGCTCTGTACTCCTTTCGTCTGCAGTCGCATCGGTCCTATGTGTTGGCCGCCCGCGTGGGGGAGCCGGTGCCGCTTGGCATGTTTATCAGCACGGAGCCGTCCTACTCTGTGCGGAGCTATCCGGTGCCCGGGGGTGACTGGCTTTTGGTCGGCGGCGAAGGACACAAAACCGGACAGGGCGATGATACCGTGGCCCGTTATCAAAGGCTCGAGCAATGGGCGCGCGAGCGGTTTGCTATCGAGTCGGTGGAATATCGCTGGTCAACACAGGACAATCGCACCATTGACGGAGTGCCGTACATCGGACGGTATGGACCATCTTCACGGCATCTCTATGTCGCCACCGGGTTTGCTGGCTGGGGCATGACTAATAGCACCGTGGCCGGAATGCTCTTGCGCGATTTGATTTTAAATCGCGAGAATTCGTGGGCGGAAGTGTTCGATCCGAACCGCGCAAATCTGGCGGGAGTCCCGGATTTAGTCGGGCAGGGAGCCGATATTGTTAAACATTTCGTCGGCGACCGCATGACGAACGAAACACCCGATAGCATCCCGCTTGGTGAGGGTAAGATTGTGAAAACGGAACGGGGAAAAGTGGCGATGTATAAAGCGGAAGACGGTACGGTGAGTACCCTGTCGCCGGCCTGTACTCATATGGGTTGCTTCGTACAGTGGAACCCGGCGGAAAAGAGTTGGGATTGTCCCTGTCACGGCTCGCGTTTCGCTGCTGATGGCAAAGTACTGCATGGACCGGCCATCAAAGATATGGAGCAAATGTAA
- a CDS encoding HNH endonuclease, producing the protein MSNNWNIPDWLEKEVRERDKKCVYCGVEFTLAKVSIKTAASWEHIINDAKIITRGNIVLCCRGCNASKGQKQLSVWFQSKYCKERNISPDTVASIIKQTIER; encoded by the coding sequence ATGTCAAATAATTGGAATATTCCAGACTGGCTTGAAAAGGAAGTAAGGGAAAGAGATAAAAAGTGTGTCTACTGTGGCGTTGAATTTACACTAGCAAAGGTATCTATTAAAACTGCCGCAAGTTGGGAGCATATAATCAATGATGCAAAAATTATCACTAGAGGAAATATTGTACTTTGTTGCCGCGGCTGTAATGCAAGCAAAGGTCAAAAACAACTTTCGGTTTGGTTTCAATCAAAATATTGTAAAGAACGTAACATTAGCCCTGATACAGTAGCTTCAATAATTAAACAGACAATTGAAAGATAG
- a CDS encoding SH3 domain-containing protein yields MPDRIARVIFGIVLITVAAWMFPSSNWAATLYAKQDDVKVNAEKSPTSAVIATLALGDAVTVLSEEGRLAKVKTATGKTGWVFKFRLAEEKPSTGGGGLGLSGLTGRNTIAARESRAGGSIRGLKESTEQYAKAKNIKQEDRDAVDRMDAFSIAPDELMQFKKAGNLGEFSGGVQ; encoded by the coding sequence ATGCCAGATCGAATCGCTCGGGTTATCTTTGGAATCGTCCTTATCACAGTAGCCGCCTGGATGTTTCCCTCATCCAATTGGGCGGCCACCCTCTACGCCAAGCAGGATGACGTGAAAGTCAATGCGGAGAAATCTCCGACCTCCGCAGTCATCGCCACCCTGGCGCTGGGAGATGCCGTGACAGTCTTGTCCGAAGAAGGTCGATTGGCCAAAGTCAAAACCGCCACAGGAAAAACCGGTTGGGTGTTTAAATTCCGGCTGGCAGAAGAGAAGCCTTCCACCGGTGGTGGCGGGCTTGGCCTCTCCGGCCTCACGGGACGGAATACCATTGCCGCGCGCGAGTCACGGGCAGGAGGCAGCATTCGAGGCCTCAAGGAATCCACCGAACAATATGCCAAAGCCAAAAATATCAAACAGGAAGACCGTGATGCGGTAGATCGCATGGATGCCTTTTCCATTGCCCCGGATGAATTGATGCAGTTTAAAAAAGCTGGAAACTTAGGCGAATTTTCGGGAGGTGTCCAATGA
- a CDS encoding M48 family metalloprotease — translation MKTGKILASVSILSLLLSSMGCGGSQSGQSSQQTDLIGGLGAALGIKQQKIDLLKKGVGVVQALEPIGEEEEITLGEAVAVEAFSRFGGEYSNPAWTRYINLVGKTVAEVSDRPTLNYHFAILNSQEQNAFAAPGGYIFITVGLLKTLTNEAELAGVLAHEIAHVTQKHMLDAIRRGALMGSVSELTLTAMKQDPAMFSSVIDEMTDLLFTKGLDKDKEFEADVVGVEYAYRAGYNPQGLENYLQTLAKEEGHVESKFFTTHPSTSLRISKIDTLLEDYSDIKNLPFLAERFHQYVKAG, via the coding sequence ATGAAGACCGGCAAAATTTTGGCGAGTGTCAGCATTCTGAGTCTCCTCTTATCTAGCATGGGATGCGGGGGATCACAATCCGGGCAATCGTCGCAACAAACGGATCTCATTGGAGGTCTCGGAGCGGCCCTTGGCATCAAACAACAGAAAATCGATCTTCTGAAAAAAGGCGTCGGCGTCGTTCAAGCGCTGGAGCCTATCGGAGAAGAAGAGGAAATCACGTTGGGGGAAGCGGTCGCGGTGGAAGCCTTTAGCCGTTTCGGCGGTGAATATTCGAATCCAGCCTGGACACGCTATATCAATCTGGTGGGAAAGACGGTGGCGGAAGTCTCGGACCGGCCAACCTTGAACTACCATTTCGCCATTCTTAACAGTCAGGAACAGAATGCCTTTGCCGCTCCCGGTGGCTATATCTTCATCACCGTCGGCCTCCTGAAGACTCTGACCAATGAAGCCGAACTAGCGGGCGTGTTGGCCCATGAGATTGCGCATGTCACCCAGAAACACATGCTGGACGCCATTCGGCGGGGAGCCCTGATGGGGAGTGTCTCGGAACTGACTCTCACCGCCATGAAACAGGATCCGGCGATGTTCTCCAGCGTCATCGACGAAATGACCGACCTCTTGTTCACGAAAGGTCTGGACAAAGACAAAGAATTTGAAGCCGATGTCGTGGGCGTCGAGTATGCCTATCGGGCAGGATATAACCCGCAAGGACTGGAAAATTATCTGCAGACATTGGCCAAAGAAGAAGGGCATGTGGAGTCCAAATTTTTCACCACGCATCCTTCCACATCCTTGCGCATTTCCAAAATCGATACGCTCTTAGAAGATTATTCCGACATCAAAAATCTGCCGTTCCTCGCGGAGCGCTTTCACCAATACGTGAAGGCGGGGTAA
- a CDS encoding type II toxin-antitoxin system HicB family antitoxin → MKYRVLIEQDEDGIFVAEVPTLPGCLSQGPTRADALKNIQEAIEVYLESLKAHDEPIPPSIDEEVVEVVV, encoded by the coding sequence ATGAAATACAGAGTGTTGATTGAACAAGACGAAGACGGGATTTTTGTGGCTGAAGTCCCGACTTTACCTGGTTGCCTTTCCCAAGGCCCAACTAGAGCGGATGCGCTAAAGAACATTCAGGAAGCCATCGAAGTGTATCTCGAAAGTTTGAAAGCCCACGATGAGCCTATCCCGCCGTCTATTGATGAAGAGGTGGTAGAGGTCGTTGTGTGA
- a CDS encoding GNAT family N-acetyltransferase: MSPPSATPALQSDYDRAIATLVTAFVSDPFIRWMFPDAKQYLHYFPLALKHFAGRAFDHETAYRSEDYKAVALWLPPGVGPDEEGVTTVMQEGVDPELQGDALALLEQAGASHPPVPHWYLPAIGVEPMFQGQGYASALLAQGVEGSDGAHVAAYLEATNPANIPLYRRFGFKVVGEIQAGSSPRIFPMLRAAR, translated from the coding sequence ATGTCACCACCCTCAGCAACACCCGCATTGCAATCCGACTACGATAGGGCTATCGCCACTCTCGTGACCGCGTTTGTCTCCGATCCGTTCATTCGCTGGATGTTTCCCGATGCCAAACAGTATCTTCATTACTTCCCACTAGCATTGAAGCACTTTGCTGGACGCGCTTTCGACCACGAAACGGCCTATCGTTCGGAAGATTATAAAGCCGTAGCGCTCTGGCTGCCTCCCGGTGTCGGTCCTGACGAAGAGGGGGTCACTACTGTCATGCAAGAAGGCGTGGACCCTGAACTGCAAGGGGATGCGTTGGCCTTACTGGAACAAGCCGGCGCGTCGCATCCGCCGGTTCCACATTGGTACCTGCCTGCCATTGGGGTTGAGCCAATGTTTCAGGGCCAGGGTTACGCCAGTGCGTTGCTTGCACAGGGCGTTGAGGGGAGTGATGGCGCTCACGTTGCGGCTTACCTTGAGGCGACCAACCCGGCCAATATTCCTCTCTATAGACGCTTTGGATTCAAGGTTGTGGGAGAAATTCAGGCTGGCAGTTCACCACGGATTTTCCCCATGCTCCGTGCCGCACGTTAA
- a CDS encoding type II toxin-antitoxin system HicA family toxin — protein sequence MSVLPQVSGRKVLTALSKAGYKKDRQKGSHIVLRQVEAPHRRIVVPDHDEVAKGTLRAIIKQTGLTVEEFKELL from the coding sequence GTGAGCGTCTTACCGCAAGTATCGGGACGTAAAGTCCTCACCGCCCTGTCCAAGGCAGGGTATAAAAAAGACAGACAGAAAGGCAGCCATATTGTCCTCCGTCAAGTGGAGGCACCTCACCGGCGTATTGTCGTCCCCGATCACGATGAGGTCGCCAAGGGAACATTGCGTGCAATTATCAAACAAACCGGATTGACAGTAGAGGAATTCAAGGAACTGCTATAA
- a CDS encoding acetate/propionate family kinase, translating to MRILILNSGSSSLKFRLVVYPTSSPTADTNPLTLRQGIVTGIGKEASLKISAPEHAPFTATRQDVLNHGQAVAWVWESLQDLSREDGETLKGPGITIDAVGVRVVHGGHRFTKSVLIDETVLGQIEELSPLAPLHNPPCLEGIYQIRALLGPQIPIVAVFDTSFHRTLPDHARTYAIPLEWTAQHGIERFGFHGIAHASLAYSYARFSGRSLEGTRLITFQLGQGCSVSAIQNGAVVDTSMGFTPLEGLVMGTRCGDMDPAIIGYVAEHGQLSIKEIDHLLNTQSGLLGLSGQTSDMRQLLQAVEQQDPRATLAIEVFCHRARKYLGAYLAILGGADAVIFGGGIGERASDIRARICQGMDWCGLSLDYPRNLEASDVQAGEAISINGKESAIKLLVIGTDEESWVARETFQGLRNAR from the coding sequence ATGCGCATTCTTATTTTGAACAGCGGAAGTTCCTCACTGAAATTCCGGCTGGTTGTTTACCCGACATCCTCGCCCACAGCCGACACCAATCCATTAACGTTAAGGCAGGGGATCGTGACGGGCATCGGGAAAGAGGCATCCCTGAAGATCAGTGCTCCCGAGCACGCCCCTTTTACCGCCACCCGGCAAGATGTTCTGAATCATGGGCAGGCTGTGGCGTGGGTATGGGAAAGCCTTCAAGACCTGAGCCGGGAGGACGGAGAAACCTTAAAAGGACCCGGGATCACCATTGATGCGGTCGGCGTTCGCGTGGTGCATGGCGGCCACCGGTTTACAAAATCCGTCCTGATCGATGAGACCGTCTTAGGCCAAATTGAAGAATTGAGCCCCTTGGCTCCGCTCCATAATCCCCCCTGCCTGGAAGGCATCTATCAGATTCGTGCTCTACTGGGTCCACAGATACCCATCGTGGCGGTATTTGATACCAGCTTTCATCGCACGCTTCCCGACCATGCCCGTACCTATGCGATTCCCCTGGAATGGACGGCACAGCATGGCATTGAGCGCTTTGGCTTTCATGGGATTGCCCATGCGTCTCTGGCCTACAGCTATGCCCGCTTTTCCGGTCGATCGTTGGAGGGAACCCGTCTTATTACGTTTCAATTGGGGCAAGGCTGCTCGGTTTCGGCCATTCAGAACGGGGCTGTGGTTGACACGTCAATGGGATTCACCCCGTTGGAAGGGCTGGTGATGGGCACACGATGTGGAGATATGGATCCGGCCATTATTGGATACGTCGCCGAACATGGACAACTTTCGATAAAAGAGATCGACCATCTCTTGAATACGCAATCCGGGCTCCTCGGCTTGTCCGGCCAGACCTCCGATATGCGGCAACTTCTCCAAGCCGTCGAGCAACAGGACCCTCGGGCCACTCTGGCCATTGAGGTGTTCTGTCATCGCGCGCGAAAATATCTGGGAGCCTATCTGGCCATCCTGGGTGGAGCCGATGCGGTCATTTTTGGAGGCGGGATTGGTGAGCGGGCATCTGACATCCGCGCCCGAATTTGTCAGGGAATGGACTGGTGCGGTCTCTCACTGGATTACCCTCGAAATCTCGAGGCCTCTGATGTGCAGGCAGGAGAGGCCATTTCCATTAACGGCAAGGAATCCGCTATTAAATTGCTGGTAATTGGAACCGACGAAGAATCGTGGGTTGCCCGTGAAACATTTCAAGGTCTGAGAAATGCCCGATGA
- a CDS encoding endonuclease/exonuclease/phosphatase family protein, producing the protein MARTLQQVPLPPTSLDIRIVTYNIHRCCGMDRRIMPRRIAEVLSDLHPDVIALQEVLGLGPKGRGQDELLGALMGMGWVMASARLRHGYPFGNMILSRFPIVNDAQHDLTWRTRRGRCCQRADLRLGNQTLHVYNVHMGTGLRERKYQAERLAMILDQHQGAGPKIILGDFNEWGRGVTTDILTPRFQSLDIRPFVKRRRTYPGFLPLLHLDHIFYEGRIDVNHVHLPKSRAALIASDHLPLVADLRIRF; encoded by the coding sequence ATGGCCCGGACACTTCAACAGGTTCCCCTACCGCCGACTTCCCTCGACATTCGGATTGTGACCTATAATATTCACCGGTGTTGCGGGATGGATCGTCGAATCATGCCCAGACGGATTGCGGAAGTTCTGTCGGACCTGCATCCGGATGTCATTGCTTTACAGGAAGTCCTGGGGCTTGGCCCCAAGGGCCGGGGGCAAGATGAACTGCTTGGTGCGTTGATGGGAATGGGATGGGTGATGGCATCTGCCAGGCTGCGTCACGGATATCCTTTTGGAAACATGATTTTGAGCCGATTCCCGATTGTCAACGATGCGCAACATGACTTGACCTGGAGAACCCGGCGTGGCCGATGTTGCCAACGCGCCGATCTCCGGCTGGGAAATCAAACCTTACATGTCTACAACGTGCATATGGGGACCGGTTTGCGGGAACGCAAGTATCAAGCGGAGCGTTTGGCTATGATATTGGATCAGCATCAAGGAGCCGGTCCAAAAATCATTCTCGGGGATTTCAACGAGTGGGGGCGTGGTGTGACCACTGATATCCTGACCCCACGATTTCAGAGCCTGGACATTCGCCCATTTGTCAAACGACGCCGAACCTATCCGGGATTTTTGCCCCTCTTGCATCTCGACCATATTTTTTACGAGGGCCGGATTGACGTAAACCATGTGCATCTTCCGAAATCTCGTGCTGCACTCATCGCCTCAGATCACCTCCCGCTTGTCGCGGACCTTCGTATACGCTTTTAA
- a CDS encoding DUF882 domain-containing protein: protein MSQETEELWSRRFFLKSSLAGMMILGSRLMFPESAWAQSLPEGRLHLYNAHTDERLQVTYRNQSGQYDQEALKDINYLLRCHHSKKICQMDIQLLEYMNQVEKLVGQGKEIHVYSAYRSPSYNKLLIRLGRGAAPNSLHTVGQAMDFSIPGVRLSKIRRAAVKLRLGGVGYYGRRGFIHIDTGAVRYW, encoded by the coding sequence ATGTCTCAGGAAACAGAAGAACTTTGGTCCAGGCGTTTCTTCCTGAAGTCCTCCCTTGCAGGCATGATGATTCTTGGTAGCCGATTGATGTTTCCGGAATCAGCATGGGCCCAGTCCCTGCCTGAGGGCCGGCTTCACCTCTACAATGCTCACACTGACGAACGACTCCAGGTGACCTATCGCAATCAATCCGGCCAATATGACCAGGAAGCCTTAAAAGACATTAATTATCTCCTGCGATGCCATCATTCCAAAAAAATATGCCAGATGGACATCCAGTTACTGGAATATATGAATCAGGTAGAAAAGTTAGTTGGACAGGGGAAGGAAATTCACGTTTACTCTGCCTACCGTTCGCCCTCATACAACAAATTGTTGATTCGCCTTGGTCGAGGCGCCGCGCCAAATAGCCTCCATACGGTCGGACAAGCGATGGACTTCTCGATTCCCGGCGTTCGACTTTCAAAAATCCGACGCGCCGCTGTAAAGCTTCGATTGGGTGGAGTCGGCTATTACGGCCGACGAGGATTCATTCATATCGATACCGGAGCGGTCCGGTACTGGTAA